TGAATAGTATCAGCAATGATCTGCTGTTCATCATAATATTCTTCGATCTTTTTTTTGAAAGTCGACGGTTCGATGAGATCATAAATATCCGGTTTCAGATATTCCTTTAATAAAAGATTATGAAGAGAATGATGTGCGATTCTAAAATTTGAAAATAAATTTTCACAAATTGATTTTTTCCGATAATTTAACTGAAGAATTAAATTATATTCTTCTGAAAATTTTTCTTTCATAAAATATCACCCTTGCAAAAAAAATATATGTTAATTATATCATATTTTTAGATTTTTTCAATCTATTTTCATTTTGCAAATGCAAAATATTTAGAGTTTTTACTTTTTATTGGCTGTTTATTTTTTCATCCATTATTTTTTTCATAAATAAATTTTAACTTATTTTTAAATACATTAATTCCAATATTGTTTATTTCATAAGGAATTCTTTTCTCTTTATATGCTTTGTTGCCCATTTACTACAATATACAATATTAACTGTATAAATAATTATTAAAATAAAAACACAGGGCCGCCAAATTCCTGACAACCCTGTAGTTTATTTATGTCTCATTTCAAATTGGATTCTCGATATGATTTCCTCAGAAGTATCATATGTAATCGCATTTGCAAAAGTCGCAAATGAAGTTATTGTTGCTAAAGTTAGTATTAATGCTGGTTTTTTCATGTTGACCTCCTATTTTGTATTTTTATAACGACCGGTCTATATATGTATAATATCATATCTGCCCTTTAGTGTCAATTCTTTTTTTCTTTTTTTACCCTAGCTATAATCTGCTATAACTAAATTGACAAATTCAATTCCCTGTGTTACCATAAAAACATATATATTATACAAGGAGAAGGAATGGAGAAAAATAAAGTAAATTCCAGACAAAAAATTCTGGAAACTGCTTCTGAGCTTTTCAAGTCCCAAGGCTATCATGCTACAGGACTAAATCAGATAATAAAAGAAAGCGGTGCCCCAAAAGGTTCTATATATCATTATTTCCCAGGCGGAAAAGAAGAACTGGCTATAGAATCTATAAAACTTGCTGTAAGAAAAGGAAAAGAAAATCTCATCAATGATTTATCTAAAAGTTCAGACCCTCTAAAATCCATCGAAGAATTACTAAAAAAGATATCTGACGACTTTGATCCACATAATCCTCATCACGGGGTCTCTATCAGTATGCTCGCTATGGAAACTTCAGTTATTAGCGATCCCCTCAGAAATGCCTGCCTGGATGCATTCAAGACATGGGAGAGCATTTTCTACGACAAGCTTATTGAAGGCGGTTTCAATCCTGAAGAGGCAGAAGGTCTTGGTATGACAATACATTTTCTTTTGGAAGGTGCTGTTGCCCTATCGATTGTAAGGCAGGATAATAAGCCCTTTTTGATCATTTCAAAACAGATAAAAAGATTACTAAGCTGTAATACATAAAATTTTTTATATCAAAAATTCAATACCGTTTTCAAAAACGGTTTTTTA
The sequence above is drawn from the Sebaldella sp. S0638 genome and encodes:
- a CDS encoding TetR/AcrR family transcriptional regulator, encoding MEKNKVNSRQKILETASELFKSQGYHATGLNQIIKESGAPKGSIYHYFPGGKEELAIESIKLAVRKGKENLINDLSKSSDPLKSIEELLKKISDDFDPHNPHHGVSISMLAMETSVISDPLRNACLDAFKTWESIFYDKLIEGGFNPEEAEGLGMTIHFLLEGAVALSIVRQDNKPFLIISKQIKRLLSCNT